In the genome of Clostridia bacterium, one region contains:
- a CDS encoding DNA translocase FtsK produces the protein KGPAVTRYELQMPPGISVRKIADKADDIAYSMASNGKVRIETPIPGKQAVGIEIPNNTIEVVSLRELIESREFNMHSSPLAFALGKDIAGKNIFTDLAKMPHLLVAGATNSGKSSCLNALITSIIYRSSPLDVRFILVDPKRVEFTSYTGLPHLLLEHPITEPEQALNAFEWAIEESEKRFELFVSYKVRDISDFNNMSVVKNGDVQKLPYIVIVVDELADLMSQAKRDFEDKIRSIAQKSRAAGIHLVLATQRPSVDVITGTIKANLPSRIAFSVTSFADSKTILDQGGAEKLLGRGDMLYAPVDKPEPFRVQGAYVTNDEVYDVVNFIKENNESFFDKELEERILKNNEQETNDGVTVANFIDDADPNLPNIMRMFLELGQASTTLIQRRFRYGYAKAARIMDQLELKKYISAFDGTNKPRKVLMTPEQFEEEFGEPFDLQEDKDK, from the coding sequence AAAGGACCTGCCGTTACCAGATATGAACTGCAAATGCCGCCTGGAATTTCTGTTAGAAAGATAGCAGATAAAGCTGATGATATAGCTTATTCTATGGCATCAAACGGAAAAGTGCGTATAGAAACACCTATTCCTGGCAAACAAGCAGTAGGTATTGAAATACCTAACAATACTATAGAAGTAGTATCTTTAAGAGAACTGATTGAATCAAGAGAATTTAATATGCACAGTTCTCCGCTTGCGTTTGCTTTGGGCAAGGATATTGCAGGAAAAAACATTTTTACAGACCTTGCCAAAATGCCGCATTTATTGGTAGCAGGTGCAACCAATTCAGGTAAATCATCTTGTCTTAACGCCTTGATAACCAGTATTATATACAGATCGTCACCTTTGGATGTAAGGTTTATATTGGTTGACCCTAAAAGGGTAGAATTTACCAGCTATACTGGTTTGCCGCATCTATTGTTAGAACATCCGATTACTGAGCCGGAGCAGGCGCTTAATGCCTTTGAATGGGCAATAGAAGAATCTGAAAAGAGATTTGAATTGTTTGTTTCATATAAAGTTAGAGATATAAGTGACTTTAACAATATGTCCGTTGTAAAAAATGGAGATGTTCAGAAGTTGCCTTATATAGTCATTGTTGTGGACGAATTAGCTGATCTTATGTCTCAAGCAAAACGTGATTTTGAAGATAAAATTCGTTCCATTGCTCAAAAATCGCGTGCTGCAGGCATACATCTAGTTCTGGCAACACAGCGACCTTCAGTAGATGTCATTACAGGTACAATAAAAGCCAATTTGCCTTCAAGAATAGCATTTTCTGTTACTTCGTTTGCCGATTCGAAAACCATATTGGATCAAGGCGGAGCAGAAAAATTGCTTGGAAGAGGAGATATGCTTTATGCACCCGTCGATAAGCCCGAGCCGTTTAGAGTACAGGGTGCGTATGTAACCAATGATGAAGTATATGATGTAGTTAACTTTATAAAAGAAAATAATGAATCATTCTTTGATAAAGAATTAGAAGAAAGGATATTAAAAAATAACGAACAGGAAACAAACGATGGAGTAACCGTAGCTAATTTTATTGATGATGCTGATCCCAATCTTCCTAACATCATGAGAATGTTCTTGGAACTAGGACAGGCATCAACTACATTAATTCAAAGAAGATTCCGCTACGGATACGCCAAAGCTGCAAGAATTATGGATCAGTTGGAGTTAAAAAAATATATATCGGCTTTTGACGGAACCAATAAGCCCAGAAAAGTTTTAATGACCCCTGAACAGTTTGAAGAAGAATTTGGCGAGCCATTTGATTTGCAAGAAGATAAAGACAAATGA